A window of Rhododendron vialii isolate Sample 1 chromosome 11a, ASM3025357v1 contains these coding sequences:
- the LOC131307059 gene encoding laccase-14-like codes for MVNYGKRYLLRVINSIMNEEVFFAVAQHNFAVVGTDGAYIKPIKTNYIFITPGQTMDILMTADKSPSHYYMAARAYEGVVFDNTTTTAIVKYIGNYTAPSTPAFPSNLPNYTDIDAVTSFTNRIKALASEEYLINVPQKVDTRLFITISVGSIPCPNDSCDGPNGSRLAASLDNVSFEEPDRRMISWI; via the coding sequence ATGGTAAATTATGGAAAGAGGTATCTTCTTCGTGTCATCAACTCAATTATGAACGAAGAGGTGTTCTTTGCGGTGGCTCAGCATAATTTCGCAGTCGTTGGAACGGATGGAGCATACATCAAACCCATAAAAACTAATTACATCTTCATAACCCCTGGACAAACCATGGACATCTTAATGACTGCAGATAAGTCCCCAAGCCACTATTATATGGCAGCAAGAGCTTATGAAGGTGTTGTATTTGATAACACTACTACAACTGCGATCGTGAAATACATTGGGAATTATACAGCGCCATCAACGCCAGCATTTCCTAGTAACCTTCCAAATTACACTGACATCGATGCTGTAACAAGTTTCACCAACCGGATTAAGGCCCTGGCTAGCGAGGAGTACCTGATTAATGTCCCCCAAAAAGTTGATACCCGACTTTTCATAACTATTTCGGTGGGCTCGATTCCGTGCCCTAATGATTCATGCGACGGACCAAATGGTTCCAGGCTCGCTGCAAGCTTGGACAACGTAAGTTTTGAGGAGCCTGATAGGCGCATGATATCTTGGAtatga